The DNA sequence TGTGCCCACGCAGCAAATCCCGGCGTGCCCGTGTGCCAGCACACCCACGCACCTCGCAcaccctgggctctgcagcaggcacCCACGGAGCCAAGGCACCCACGCACCAGGGCACAGGTGAGGGCGTGagtgcagcacagcctgcacGCCCCGCACCCCGCGTGGGTCCTgggggctgtgtgtgccaggtACACCCAGATACACGCACAGACCAAAGCaccctggcctggctgggggACAAATGCACACCAGAGCACTCGTGCATCGCATACCTGGGCATTAGTGCACCCAAAACTCAGGCGTGTTACACACCCAAGGGTGGATGTGCCGGTGCACCCATGCCCAGGGGTACCTGTGTGCCGTGCCCAGGTGCACCTGTGGATCGATGTGCCCACGCACCCACACCCCTGTGTGCTCCCACACCTGCACCCGAGCCCACCCTGGTGCATCCCTGCGCCAAGGCACCAGTGCAGCCATGCACAAGCACAGCAAGTGCGCTTACACGGTGCATTAGGTGCATGCGCACAGCAGcgcatccctgccctggtgcaCCAACACACCGGCGCAAGGCACAAATGCACTTACAGCCCCCGTGCACCCGTGCATGGGTGCTccagacacacacagagtatCAAGTAAACGGTGTACGCATGGGTGCATCCGTGCATGGGCACACCAAACGCACCGAGGCACACGGCACACCGAGGCACACGGTGCACGCACAGACAGACCGCCTGCACCCCTCTGCACCCACACCCGATGCGCCTCccccgcgcagcccccgcgCCCTCCCGCACCGAACGCGCCCTGACCCGCCGCAGCCCGGGCTCACCTCCACGCAGAACCTGCCCTGCTGTGTCCGGAGCACGCCGTAGCACACCACGCCGCAGGGCGCCCGCACCCACAGGCACCAGCGCTTGGGCAGCCCGGGCTCTGCGCGCAGCAGGAAGGAGCCGGGCACGTCCCGCCGCAGCAGCGCGACCCCGGCGGCCCTGGGGGCGAGGCGGCGGTGGAGCAGGAGccgggctggggcaggagccgggctggggctggggctggtgcagggcagggctgtctgtgccGAGTGCTCGCACACACGCACTCACCTGGCGATGCCGGCGAAGGCCCACACGCTCTCGGCGAGGACGCTCTCGTTTTCGGGCAGGAAGGCCAAGCTCCTCGCTCCTTTGCTTTCCCCTCCCGCCGCTCCTGCGGGAGCCCGTTAATCCCCTCTTCGCTCCCAAACACTCGTGGTACTGTGTGtccccgtgcctcagtttcccccggCACTCACCGGCGTCGCGAGGCTGCTGGTGGAGCTGTCCCTCGCCCCCGCAGTCCCGGTAGGCTCCCGAGCGCAGCACTTTGCTCCTAATGGCTTTCTTGCGCACCAGCACCGGCGAGCAGTAGGGGTTCCCCGGGCGCCAGGCTCTGCCCTCTGCCTCCGACCGCCGGTCCTGGGGGATGGACAGGCCGTGAGAGTGGCCTGGGGGCTCTGGCCGCGGGGAATGTCAGGTGAAACACCACGCGGGAAAATGCTGTCCAAAGGATGCGACACCAAAAAAGCTGTGCAAAACACCAcactcaaaacaaaacaaaacaaaagttgtGCAAAACACCGTGGGGAAAATGCAGTGCAAAAAATGATGTGCAGAAGAAATGCCATGCAGAACACTGGAAAAATGCCATGCAAAAAATCACCACGCAGTGCAAAAACACAGTGCCAAAAGAGCTGTGAAGAGCATTTTTACTGTGTAGACATTTCTGCCAGAAATGCCACACCAAAACAGCCATGCAAACCATCATGCAAAAAGTGCCATGTAGAAAAGTTATGAGAAATATTGCTGCGTAAAAAAGTTCTACAAAAGCATATCACGGAGAGTGCTGTGCACAAATGCCAAGTTAAAAATGCGCCGTAAAGCCTCCTGCAAAATCGCTGTGCAAGTAAAAGCTGTGCAGATTGGCCGATGGCAGGAAAGGCCCTCAGGGAAAGGCCGCTTCAaacaggctgagcagagcagcctgtggGGCCGGGCCGTGCAGGATGCGCCCTGCAAAGTGCGACCCTCGAAAGACAAGGTTGTGCAGAGCACTGTGCACGCAGCACTGTGCAAAGAAAGGctgcacaaagaagaaatgcaagGGAACCATGCAAGACACCAGGTAATGATGTGTGGTGTGACAGTGTGCTGCTCAAAATGCGAGAAAAGGCCGCACAAATGCTGCCTGGGAACACGCTGTGCAAAAATGCCTGTGCTAAAGCACTGTACACAGACTGCTGTGAGAGAAAcggggctgtcctgtgcagggccaggagctggactttgatCATCCCTGTCAGTCCTCTCCAGCTCAAACTGTTCTGTGAAACGCCATGCGGAGGAAAAGCCCCGCGAGACCCCATGCACAAACAGGCTGGGCCAAAGCACGCATGCAAAGTGCCAAGCCAGGAAACACCTGTGAGAACCCCAGGTGTGAGAATCCCAGGTGCGAGAACCCCAGGTGTAAGAATTCCGTGTGTGAGACCCCAGGTGTGAGAATCCTGGGTGTGAGAACCCCAGGTGTGAGACCCCAGGTGTGAGAATCCCGGGTGTGAGGACCCCAGGTGTGAGAATTCCGTGTGTGAGAATCCCAGGTGTGAGAATTGCAGGTGTGAGGACCCCAGGTGTGAGAATCCCGGGTGTGAGAATCCCGGGTGTGAGGACCCCAGGTGTGAGAATCCCGGGTGTGAGAATCCCGGGTGTGAGAATCCAGGTGTGAGGACCCCAGGTGTGAGAATCCCGGGTGTGAGGACCCCAGGTGTGAGGATGCCTCGCACGCACACGAGCAAAAGAGCAGCAGCCGGGCGGGCAGGGGCACCTACCGCGGTGCCCAGCGGGCCGAGGCCGCCGGGTGCGGGCAGGCGCCGGAAGGACACGAGGGCGTTGACATTTCGTGACACCTCCTCGGGGTTGAGGGGCTCCCGCAGCACGCCCGGCCCCGGGAGCTCCCCCTCGCCCGCCTGCTCCTCGGGGTGCGCCAGGAGGtagcagagctggaaggagcGGCAGAGCAGGAGGTGCAGGGTCTGGACCTGGGGGAGGTGAAAGATGCTGcgtgcaaatattaaaaataataataatgaaggTGTTTTGGGCACAGGGCGGGGCTGGGCCACCACCTCTCCCGGGAGCCCCACGAAGAGGTGGCAGAAGAGGGtgctgggggggctgtgggggttGCGGGCCACGAAGGCGAACTGGCGGTCAGGGAGCCTCCAGGTGCTGTACAGGATCCGGCGCAGCGCGTGTGCCATCAGCAGCGTCTGCAGGACGGGGCGGGGGTCAGGGGCACCCAGCACCCCTGGGCCCCCCCGGGGCACCCCTGCTTGCTCACACAAAGCAGCTTCTCGAGAGAAAAGCAGTGCTCAGAGAGGTACAGCCCCCCCAAGCACCTTTCCAGCAGAACACTGACACCTCCCCAGTATCCCTGACCCCCTCAGCACTTCTCACTCCTCCTCCCCGCACACCTGACCCCGCTCCTCAGCACTCGTGACCTTCCAACCCCAGCATCCTTGactcccctccccagcactcCTGACCCTCCCAACACCCCTGCAACACTCCTGACCCTCCTACTCAGCTCCCCTGAGCCCCAGCACCCCTTACCCATCCCCCTTGACCCCCCCAGCCTCCTACCTCCCCATCAGCATCGTagaccttcagcccctgcaAGCTGAACCTCAGCACCACCGACCTCCTCCTGGGACAGTCCTGTCCGGGGGAGATGTGGCACTAGGGGGTTGGGCTGTGCCCCTGTGGGTGCCCTGATAATTTGGGGTCCCCTGTGTTTCCCAGCGAGGGGAGCAGTGATCCTGACCTtcagtgcctgcagctgctcctccaccCGCCCCGCTCGCTGCTGCAGGTCCAGCTCCTCCACCGTGAAGGATCCCACGTACTGAGGGGGCAAAAACCCCACCGGGTCAGCAACAGCCCCCCATGATGCCCCCCCCGGGCAACAGGCCCCCGCTGAGATGATGGTTTGAGGAGTCACGAGGGTCCAACAACACCCGAATCTCATCTCGGGGTgtcacccccccacccccgccgtGGGTAAGTCACCTCTGCTGGCTTGGTGACAGAGCGGGCTCGCTGCTGGGGGGCCGCAGGGTCCGGCCCCCGCCCATTCCCCGGCTTCCTCTTCATGGCAGCGGGGACTGGGGGTGAAGGCTGGATCAGGATGGGGTCAAGCAACTCCGATGGCACATCTCAGTTATCCGGGGCCTTCCAGGGTGATGGGCTGGAGCAAGCACGAGGAGTCTGGGTCTGGGCCCCGGTCACTGTCCCTGCgaggagggaggggacagaCACAACCTGCCCCCCCGTCCCCTGTTTCCagcctgctgagccctggggaggtGCTGCAGTCCCTGCACGGAGCTCTCCAAGTCCTGATGCCAATGCACATGTCCCCAAGTCCCGGTgcaggtgtccccaggtcccGGCCCCAGTAAAATGGTTCCAACCCTAACACAAGGGTTCCAGCCTCCTGACCTCACGGGTGATGTGAGGGTCCCCATCTTCTGTTCCTGAGGTCCAGTCCAGGCTCCCATGTCCCCACTCCAAGCAGCATGCAGGCAGTCACCCACGTCCTGATCCCAACAGTGATGTGAGGGTCCCCAGATTCCCACCCCAAACATGATGGATGCAGTGCCCACTATCCACCCCCAAATGAAACCCAAGCAGTCCCTGCATGCCGAACATACACCCTGGACCCCAAGTGAGGTGCGTGCAGTCTCACATCCCGAACTCCAGCAAGGTTTTGGAGTCCCCCCACATCCGCCCCCTCCCATTCTCCATCCCACTTCCCGCCGGCCACGCAGCAGCACCGAGACCCCCGGGGCTCTCCAGGGGTGATCCCAAAACACCAGCGATGAGGGCAGCAGATTTGGGGGTGCTTTTTGGTCCAGAGGAGCCATGGAGGAGTGCGCCGGACCCTTCTCTGGCCACCCCAAGGGGGCTTGTGCTGCGCAGCCCTCGGCCGGGCTGGGACCGGCGCCGCTCGTGTCACAGAGGCCCCGCCGCAGCCGCCGGCTGCAAACGCCGTGACGGGGGGAGGGGGTCCGGCTGCCCCGCGCGCATCCGAacggtggggggggggtccctgcgGTGCCGTCTGCCCGTCACAAGCGCAGGTTGGCCCCTCTCCCTCCCGGCACAATTTGGGGGgtctccccccctcccccagccaaTCCGCGGACAGGCAGCCCCCAAGCCCCGCCCCCCTTTTCCCACGCTTCATTTCTCAATGGAGCCCCCAGCCCATCGACCACCATGGGGGTCCCCAAGGAGGGATGCTGACCCCTCCCAAATTTAGGTGATGTGTGACACCAGGCACCAAGCATCCCCTGGGACCTCCATCCCGCTGGACCCCCCGGCTCACGGGCAGCTCTCGCTTGGATGGCTCCGGAGAAACGCAGGTGAAAAATTCCCGCTGCTCCGGCTCTCGGCCTCCGCCGGTTGTTTTTCCCTCGCCGGTAGCTCCTCCGGCCGCGGCGCAGGGATGCTCGACCCGTGGGTGTCAGGCCCGCGCCGCCAGCCAGGCCCCGGCGAGCCCGAGCCCACGGAGCCCACGCCGGGCACGGGGCAGGCAGAGAACTCTCATTTCCTGCCTCCGATCTGCCCGCGATGAATCACCGCAATTTTCCTCCTCGGTTCTCTCCGTTTCTTGGAAGCGACGGCGAGCAGGAGCACTCGCTCGGGATTTTGGAAAACGCGGCGGCAACTGATTTTCTCTGCGTCTTTTCCCGTCTCCTCCGGCGTGCCCAGCGGAGCAGCGATTTCTAACCCTGACACGTACGCACGTGGTTGCTTGCTCGCCACCCCCTGCCCTGATGCTCAGACCCTTTTCACCCCAATTTCTACATTCCCGGTGGAGTTTTGcccactgctgcctgcttttGCTGGAATAAAAATGAAGAGGGGTGGCTCTGGCCTCACTGCAGAGCAACCACGTAACCCAGAGCCTCCCTCACACCCTCCGTGCCAGCTGAAGGAAGCTGCTCCCAGTCCCAGGGATGAGCTTGGCTCTTGGAATAGGAAAGCAGCAGTttggggaggagatggaggtCTAACCCTTGGTGCTGCATCTAAAAATCCCTGTCTTGTGCCCCAGCAATCCCAAGGTGTGAGGAAAAGAGTCTGACCGGCATCATTCAGCCCTTGGGCAactgccagcaccagctgcttCAAGACATTGCGAGCTGCAATGGCAGAGCCATCCCATCATGGATAGCACAGAAACcgtggaagaaaaggaaaaaaaaaaaggacagatgGGGCTGAAGAAACAACATAACAGAGCCCAGTCTGGCCAGGAAACGGAGACTGGGGAAGAGAGAGGGGCAGACCTGGCACAAACCCCCCAGAAAGCGTTTGCTCTGCTGGTAGTTAAGACCTCCCCATTCAATCCCAGTCACTGCTCCTGGGAAGAAAGGACCACTCCTTTGGATTAAATACAACCAACCCTGTGGCGTTTTTTTGGCTCGGTGTGCAGAAATCACTTAATTGAAACCACAGCCAGAGTCTGGTGATGACCAAGATCTTAATTCAAGGTGCTCCTTGATGTGAGAAAACTGTCATCCAGAGCAGTGTTTTAACAAATACCCATGGGACTACTGGTGTGGGGATGCCATTGGGAAGAGGGGTTGAGAAATGCCCAGCACCTGGGCAAAGACTCCTTGTCCCCATAGATATGCCAGCACTGAGAAGCTTCTCCAGTTTATCTCTCCACAATGGCAACGAACCCCATGGCTTTGGTACAAGCAGCCCCAGGAACAAGCCATTAACTAATGTTTCTAATTGCTTTACATTTCTGTGGATCATTCTTTGATCAGAGCTTTCACTCTGTTTCCCATCAGCTGTGATTTCTAACCTGCTGTTTGTACCCTTCTTACAGGGTTGGGAACAATTTAGGCCATTTCTACAGGAATTTTTTAGCTCCCAGTTAGAGGTAGCACACTGAgacagcagctgaaaataataaattcaatgaagctgttttctccctttctgtgtAACTCCCCTCCTCACAGCTGTTTGCAGCAGCACGTTGGAGACTGTCAGGTCCCATTGGCATTGCTGCCCCAGGTTGGCAGAGCGGGGAGGTGCTCTGAaggcaggtgctgctctgtggagcagggctgggggagaagGTTTCAGCTGGGATTTTTGTCCTCACTGATCAGTGACAAGGGGAGAAGAGGACCAGCAAGAGGTTCCAACAGAGCTTTTTTCCTCACTCACCTTTGTCTCCAGAGAAaccagggaagaaaaaggtCAGGAGTTGGTCCAACTACAGAGCTTGGCAGTGGCTCAGGCTAAATCATGCTGGCTTTGAACAAAGATCTGCCTCTGCAGCAATCCGTGATGACTATATTCCCTCTTCTCTACCTTTCCAGGAGGAGAAGCTGGGATGAGGAGAGAATGGACATAGAAAGCAGGCCTGGAATctagtttcattttattttagcaaaCCGCATGTTCTTCACTTATCAACATCTCTACATTAGCAATTGTATAGCTCTCcaacttctctttaaaaaaggGTAAACAAGAGGTGACAAACTCAGGCTTTTCATctcttaaaaacatttcaaagttgGATTCAAGAAGACTTTgatatattttggttttaaggTAACAGATGTGGTGTGGAAACACTAATTCAAATCACCCGCCTAACCAAGAGCTGCCCCTTTTGGAGCCCCTCTGGCACCAGACCCTCAGGAGACACCAAGGATCCAACTCAGCAGCCACCTCTGGGCCTGTGGCTGAGGAGAGCAGCACCTCGGGGCTCAGTGCAAGTGCTGTCTGTACACAGCTCCCTCACGGGAGCACCAAGGACCTCGGCATGCAGGGATCTAGGAAGGACTCCTCTGCCAGGGCACCTTTTCAGTAAAGAATCACATTACCCCAATCATCTTGTTCCTGCTGTCTAAAGATATAAAGATCTTCTCTGAAGAATTGTTTTAAAAGCCAACCCTCCCCCCTGAAACCCACGTGGAACACCATAAATGTACAGATTAGAGATGTCCTAGAAAAGTCCTAAAATTATTGCAGAAAGTAAAGATGACTCGTTCCAGGGGAGGGGCAGGCACGAGGCACAGCATCGAGATCTAATGAATGCTCGGGTTGGTTTGATTTAGTTTTCAGCTTTTCCCCatcattcaagaaaaaaaaaaatttaaaaaaattaaagaagtgTTTAAGCATCAGAACTAAAATACAAATGCACGTTGACTTATAAAACAAGATTGTGGATTTGACCATGGGATTCCCTGACACTggaaacattttacttttttgcCCGGAGAGATTTCCTCATGGTGGATTTGCCCTTGGCAGAGGGtttcacttccttccttccactgGCTGCTGGTTTCTTGGAAGAGCTGCCACTGGAGGCTTTCTTgatggctggggctgctggtttGGCTTTCTTAGCAGGGGTTTTGACCTTGGGAGGGGGCTTTGCTTTGCCCCGGCGGGCGGTGGGGGTTTTCCTTGGCTTGGGTTTGGACTCTCTTCGCTTCATCGGAGGGGCCCTGCTCCGGGATTTGGGGGGTGGTCTCTTCTGCATCCTGTCAGGAAGAGACAGCACAGGAACTCAGTGGAGGCACAAACGGtacccagagcagagctgctgtcagcaATTTGCATAAAGGAAGCACATCTTGGCATCCCTGTCCTTTGCCAGCACATTCCATGAGCTAAATCCCAAAGAGCAAGAGCTCTTCTGGTAGCTCTACACTGAGCACTTCCcatctccacagagctgccagcttCCAACCCCTTTGTTAGGcaaataaacatataaataatGACAGTGAATCAGACAGCTGTCAGAACAATTAAGAGCCCTAAGCACTATCTCTTCTCTCTAAATGGGATTTTATTACTTAACAAACAACACTCATATTAAGTCCAAATTCTGAGTGAGGCTGGTCTCATATCTGGCTACAAAGCTGCAAATAATTACTGTAGGGAAGAattct is a window from the Vidua macroura isolate BioBank_ID:100142 chromosome 23, ASM2450914v1, whole genome shotgun sequence genome containing:
- the SH2D5 gene encoding SH2 domain-containing protein 5 isoform X2, encoding MKRKPGNGRGPDPAAPQQRARSVTKPAEYVGSFTVEELDLQQRAGRVEEQLQALKDCPRRRSVVLRFSLQGLKVYDADGETLLMAHALRRILYSTWRLPDRQFAFVARNPHSPPSTLFCHLFVGLPGEVQTLHLLLCRSFQLCYLLAHPEEQAGEGELPGPGVLREPLNPEEVSRNVNALVSFRRLPAPGGLGPLGTADRRSEAEGRAWRPGNPYCSPVLVRKKAIRSKVLRSGAYRDCGGEGQLHQQPRDAAAGGESKGARSLAFLPENESVLAESVWAFAGIARAAGVALLRRDVPGSFLLRAEPGLPKRWCLWVRAPCGVVCYGVLRTQQGRFCVEHSNAEFASVAALLAHYSGPPGGCFCRLAPGRRNPGYEERDPGAGAGAGAGEAAWAPAAPTGVQHERG
- the SH2D5 gene encoding SH2 domain-containing protein 5 isoform X1, whose protein sequence is MKRKPGNGRGPDPAAPQQRARSVTKPAEYVGSFTVEELDLQQRAGRVEEQLQALKDCPRRRSVVLRFSLQGLKVYDADGETLLMAHALRRILYSTWRLPDRQFAFVARNPHSPPSTLFCHLFVGLPGEVQTLHLLLCRSFQLCYLLAHPEEQAGEGELPGPGVLREPLNPEEVSRNVNALVSFRRLPAPGGLGPLGTADRRSEAEGRAWRPGNPYCSPVLVRKKAIRSKVLRSGAYRDCGGEGQLHQQPRDAGAAGGESKGARSLAFLPENESVLAESVWAFAGIARAAGVALLRRDVPGSFLLRAEPGLPKRWCLWVRAPCGVVCYGVLRTQQGRFCVEHSNAEFASVAALLAHYSGPPGGCFCRLAPGRRNPGYEERDPGAGAGAGAGEAAWAPAAPTGVQHERG
- the SH2D5 gene encoding SH2 domain-containing protein 5 isoform X3 gives rise to the protein MKRKPGNGRGPDPAAPQQRARSVTKPAEYVGSFTVEELDLQQRAGRVEEQLQALKTLLMAHALRRILYSTWRLPDRQFAFVARNPHSPPSTLFCHLFVGLPGEVQTLHLLLCRSFQLCYLLAHPEEQAGEGELPGPGVLREPLNPEEVSRNVNALVSFRRLPAPGGLGPLGTADRRSEAEGRAWRPGNPYCSPVLVRKKAIRSKVLRSGAYRDCGGEGQLHQQPRDAGAAGGESKGARSLAFLPENESVLAESVWAFAGIARAAGVALLRRDVPGSFLLRAEPGLPKRWCLWVRAPCGVVCYGVLRTQQGRFCVEHSNAEFASVAALLAHYSGPPGGCFCRLAPGRRNPGYEERDPGAGAGAGAGEAAWAPAAPTGVQHERG